The Edaphobacter sp. 12200R-103 genome contains a region encoding:
- a CDS encoding ABC transporter ATP-binding protein → MIEVQDLRKSIRNGARTVDILKGISFTVARGQFVAIMGASGSGKSTLLGLLAGLDTPSAGEVRLNGISISYLPEDKLAKVRGRTVGFVFQSYQLVPTLTALENVLLPYELNAESADANEGQRRARELLESVGLSDRLDHYPVQLSGGEQQRVALARAFILRPPIVLADEPTGNLDTTNGAHVLDLLLHLNRTLGTTLVLVTHDPVLAGYADRRIVLRDGSVISDEIQQPVSLTVEK, encoded by the coding sequence ATGATCGAGGTCCAGGATTTGCGTAAGTCCATCCGGAACGGCGCTCGGACGGTCGATATCCTCAAGGGGATCAGCTTCACGGTCGCGCGCGGGCAGTTTGTGGCCATCATGGGCGCCTCCGGCAGCGGAAAATCGACGCTTTTGGGATTGCTTGCGGGACTGGATACTCCCAGTGCTGGCGAAGTTCGTCTCAATGGGATCTCAATCTCTTATCTTCCTGAAGACAAGCTTGCCAAAGTTCGTGGCAGAACCGTCGGTTTCGTCTTTCAGTCCTACCAGCTTGTTCCTACGCTCACGGCACTCGAGAACGTTCTCCTTCCTTATGAGTTGAATGCAGAAAGCGCAGACGCCAACGAGGGGCAGCGGCGGGCACGGGAACTGCTGGAAAGCGTGGGATTGAGCGACCGCCTGGATCATTACCCCGTCCAACTCTCCGGAGGCGAGCAGCAGCGGGTCGCGTTGGCGCGGGCATTCATTCTGCGACCGCCCATCGTTCTTGCCGATGAGCCTACCGGCAATCTGGATACGACCAATGGAGCGCATGTGCTGGACTTGCTGCTGCACCTGAATCGCACGCTGGGTACGACGTTGGTGCTGGTAACGCACGATCCAGTTCTTGCCGGGTACGCCGACCGGCGCATTGTGCTGCGCGACGGCAGCGTAATCTCGGACGAGATTCAGCAGCCCGTCTCCCTGACGGTGGAAAAATAA
- a CDS encoding arylesterase, with amino-acid sequence MPTAVEPPPEPSPRQDSRPRIVCFGDSLTAGYGTDPGQAYPDYLQTLLDQKGYEYRVVNAGISGNTSKDGVARVDHIVAMKPDIVVVEFGGNDGLRGLRIADTRANLDKILSTLNQSGTKVVLAGITLPPDYGQDYIRQFDESYTLLAKKYHVPMIPFLLKGVFGVDGMMQADRTHATAAGNKVVAENVRALIQPLMKKPSIRSQR; translated from the coding sequence ATGCCTACAGCCGTCGAGCCGCCACCGGAACCTTCTCCCAGGCAGGATTCGCGGCCGCGGATCGTCTGCTTCGGCGACAGCCTGACGGCAGGCTATGGCACCGATCCCGGCCAGGCATATCCCGACTATCTACAGACTCTGCTCGATCAAAAGGGATATGAGTATCGCGTCGTGAACGCGGGCATCAGCGGCAATACCAGCAAGGATGGCGTCGCAAGGGTGGACCATATCGTCGCCATGAAGCCAGATATCGTCGTCGTGGAGTTTGGCGGAAATGACGGTCTGCGCGGCCTCCGGATCGCCGATACCCGGGCCAATCTCGACAAGATCCTCTCCACACTCAACCAAAGTGGGACAAAAGTCGTTCTTGCAGGTATTACGCTGCCCCCTGACTACGGCCAGGACTACATTCGCCAGTTCGACGAGAGCTATACCCTGCTGGCGAAAAAGTACCACGTCCCCATGATTCCCTTCCTGCTCAAAGGAGTCTTTGGCGTAGATGGCATGATGCAGGCCGACCGGACACACGCGACAGCGGCGGGCAATAAAGTGGTCGCGGAAAACGTTCGCGCGCTGATTCAGCCTCTGATGAAGAAGCCCTCTATCCGATCACAACGATAG
- the truB gene encoding tRNA pseudouridine(55) synthase TruB, with protein MNGLLVMDKPAGMTSHDVVAIVRRATGERSIGHLGTLDPMATGVLPLLMGKYTRLAQFFGQSEKWYEGRIRFGYSTDSFDAEGEPTSSPAPLEMDLEQLRKLAERFHGEIDQVPPIYSAKKIQGVPAHKLARAGAEVPVKAARITVHDFQLLSLDGDEASFTIHVSAGGYVRSVAHELGQLAGCGAHLSSLRRTRAGSFTLDHALSVEALKTLSPPEIAARLPHPRMLLPEIPSVTVDEQTAGRLRNGMQVNVPDFSRSPLVKIFTSPVDLLAIGRRIAGTLVQPIVVIG; from the coding sequence ATGAATGGTTTGTTAGTGATGGATAAGCCTGCCGGCATGACTTCGCACGATGTGGTCGCAATCGTCCGGCGGGCAACAGGGGAGCGTTCCATTGGGCACCTGGGAACCCTGGACCCGATGGCAACTGGAGTTTTGCCCCTGCTGATGGGAAAATACACCCGCCTGGCCCAGTTCTTCGGGCAATCGGAGAAGTGGTACGAGGGCCGAATCCGTTTCGGCTATTCGACGGACAGCTTTGATGCGGAAGGCGAACCCACATCTTCTCCAGCGCCTCTGGAGATGGACCTGGAGCAGCTACGGAAACTGGCTGAGAGGTTTCATGGCGAGATCGACCAGGTGCCTCCTATCTACTCCGCAAAAAAGATTCAGGGGGTTCCCGCGCACAAGCTGGCTCGCGCAGGAGCCGAGGTTCCCGTCAAGGCGGCTCGCATCACGGTTCACGACTTTCAGCTGCTCTCGCTGGATGGAGATGAGGCGAGCTTTACGATCCACGTCTCTGCCGGCGGTTACGTGCGCTCTGTAGCGCACGAACTTGGACAGCTTGCCGGGTGCGGAGCGCATCTGTCATCGCTCCGCCGAACGCGGGCGGGGTCCTTTACGCTCGATCATGCGCTGAGTGTAGAGGCACTGAAAACTCTGTCTCCTCCTGAGATCGCGGCGAGGCTTCCACATCCGCGCATGCTGCTTCCTGAGATCCCCAGCGTGACGGTCGACGAACAGACCGCTGGAAGGCTGCGGAATGGGATGCAGGTCAATGTGCCGGATTTCTCGCGGTCCCCGCTGGTGAAGATCTTTACCAGTCCGGTTGATCTGCTGGCCATCGGACGACGTATCGCCGGTACGCTGGTGCAGCCTATCGTTGTGATCGGATAG
- the folE gene encoding GTP cyclohydrolase I FolE, producing the protein MISTETTLEKASLSDASTQDLYRELLIRIGEDPTRDGLIRTPERMERALAFLTRGYKMDIADVLHAALFDVDYDEMVIVKDVEFFSMCEHHMLPFFGKAHVAYVPNGKVIGLSKIPRLVDVFARRLQVQERLTRQIGEAITEAIDPQGVAVILEAQHLCMMMRGVEKQHSLTVTSAMLGVFKTQLQTRNEFLSLVRRNGSAF; encoded by the coding sequence ATGATCAGCACTGAAACGACACTGGAAAAGGCTTCGCTCTCTGATGCCTCCACGCAGGACCTCTACCGAGAGCTTTTGATCCGCATCGGCGAGGATCCCACGCGCGACGGCCTTATTCGCACGCCGGAGCGCATGGAGAGGGCGCTGGCCTTCCTGACCCGGGGCTACAAGATGGATATCGCCGACGTGCTGCATGCGGCGCTGTTCGATGTCGACTATGACGAGATGGTCATCGTCAAGGACGTGGAGTTCTTCTCGATGTGCGAGCACCACATGTTGCCGTTCTTCGGCAAGGCGCACGTTGCGTATGTGCCCAACGGCAAGGTCATTGGCCTGAGCAAGATTCCACGCCTGGTGGACGTCTTTGCCCGTCGGCTGCAGGTGCAGGAGCGGCTGACGCGGCAGATCGGCGAGGCGATCACCGAGGCAATTGATCCTCAGGGCGTAGCCGTCATTCTGGAGGCGCAGCACCTGTGCATGATGATGCGTGGAGTCGAGAAACAGCACTCGCTTACCGTCACCTCGGCCATGCTGGGCGTCTTCAAAACCCAGCTTCAGACGCGCAACGAGTTTCTCTCGCTCGTGCGCAGAAACGGCAGCGCTTTCTAG
- a CDS encoding 6-carboxytetrahydropterin synthase, whose product MKAYLSRRYHFSASHRLNSPAYAEERNREVYGKCNNPHGHGHNYTVEVTVSGRVDPVTGMVCNLADLDAFAQKNLLERFDHTNLNELECFAYRVSTTENLSIEVYRIFAGFPGAHLERIHIEETGNNSFDYAGDG is encoded by the coding sequence ATGAAGGCCTATCTCTCGCGCCGCTATCACTTCAGCGCGTCGCATCGGCTGAACAGCCCGGCCTATGCGGAGGAACGCAATCGCGAGGTCTACGGTAAGTGCAACAATCCTCATGGGCATGGCCACAATTACACGGTCGAGGTGACCGTGAGCGGCAGGGTCGATCCGGTGACGGGAATGGTCTGCAACCTGGCCGACCTGGATGCCTTTGCGCAGAAGAATCTTCTGGAACGGTTCGATCACACCAATCTGAACGAACTGGAGTGCTTTGCGTATCGTGTCTCGACCACGGAGAATCTATCTATTGAGGTATATCGCATCTTTGCAGGTTTTCCGGGTGCACACCTGGAGCGCATCCATATTGAAGAGACCGGCAATAACTCCTTTGACTACGCTGGCGACGGCTGA
- a CDS encoding 6-carboxytetrahydropterin synthase, with product MIFLTRKAEFSSAHFYWVDDWSEDENLKVFGKCANRNGHGHNYTVEVTVAGEVDPVSGFVVDLKQLKDILEHEVIRVYDHRHLNLEVPEFRESIPTTENIAIAIWNRLADKIPNARLHRVRVYEMPDLFADFYGEQE from the coding sequence ATGATCTTTCTTACACGCAAGGCAGAGTTCTCCTCCGCGCACTTCTACTGGGTCGATGACTGGTCGGAAGACGAGAATCTGAAGGTCTTCGGCAAATGCGCAAATCGCAACGGCCATGGGCACAACTACACCGTTGAGGTGACGGTCGCTGGCGAAGTCGACCCCGTCTCGGGATTCGTTGTGGACCTCAAGCAACTCAAAGACATCCTCGAGCATGAGGTGATCCGGGTCTACGATCATCGCCATCTCAATCTTGAGGTGCCGGAGTTCCGTGAGAGCATCCCGACGACCGAAAATATCGCGATCGCCATCTGGAACAGGCTGGCGGACAAGATTCCGAACGCGCGGCTGCATCGCGTTCGCGTCTACGAGATGCCGGACCTGTTTGCGGACTTTTACGGGGAGCAGGAATGA
- a CDS encoding glycosyltransferase family 2 protein produces MTEGVDEYDGNAGLELSVIVPARNEELSLPACLASLVSQSEPGFELGRRWELIVVDDHSTDLTRSIASAMAQEHPGVRVIEAPELSADAIRFTGKNNACWAAARQARGRWLLFTDADTVHEPGDLSRSIREAEVHHAVLLSYSPRQIVTGFWQRAVMPLVFSELASVYRMPEINDPKRSIAAANGQFLLVEREAYFAIGGHHAVAADVLEDVALARTIKQSKRIIRFRYAPDALSTRMYRTTRDMIEGWTKNLAVLFPRPIYLAAWRVLDVALYFGLPLLALGIPWLVSWQRWILILLWLRTLWRFYGRVARSNFPYTDVAISILGVPLFVFLLVRSTLHHKIRRSVVWKGRSYPTGS; encoded by the coding sequence GCTGCCGGCCTGTCTCGCCTCCCTGGTAAGCCAGTCAGAACCAGGATTTGAGCTAGGGCGCCGGTGGGAACTGATCGTGGTCGACGATCACTCGACCGACCTGACGCGATCCATCGCCTCTGCCATGGCCCAGGAGCATCCCGGAGTCCGTGTCATCGAGGCTCCGGAGCTGTCGGCGGATGCAATCCGTTTTACAGGGAAGAATAATGCCTGCTGGGCTGCAGCTCGACAGGCGCGAGGCCGCTGGCTGCTCTTTACCGACGCTGACACGGTTCACGAGCCAGGCGACCTGTCGCGATCGATCCGCGAGGCGGAGGTTCACCATGCCGTTCTTCTGTCGTATTCTCCCCGGCAGATTGTCACGGGCTTCTGGCAGCGGGCGGTGATGCCGCTGGTCTTCTCGGAGCTTGCCAGCGTCTATCGCATGCCGGAGATCAACGACCCCAAACGGAGCATCGCCGCGGCCAACGGTCAGTTTCTGCTGGTCGAGCGTGAGGCCTACTTTGCCATCGGGGGGCATCACGCCGTGGCCGCGGATGTCCTTGAAGACGTCGCTCTGGCCCGCACGATCAAGCAGAGCAAGCGGATCATCCGCTTTCGCTATGCTCCGGACGCGCTTTCTACGCGCATGTATCGCACCACCCGCGACATGATCGAAGGATGGACCAAGAACCTCGCGGTTCTCTTTCCCCGGCCTATCTACCTGGCTGCGTGGCGTGTTCTCGACGTTGCTCTCTACTTCGGTCTGCCTCTGCTTGCGCTCGGGATTCCGTGGCTCGTCAGCTGGCAGCGCTGGATCCTTATACTCCTGTGGCTTAGAACGCTCTGGCGGTTTTACGGCCGTGTGGCGCGATCGAACTTTCCGTATACCGATGTGGCAATTTCGATTCTCGGCGTGCCGTTGTTCGTCTTTTTGCTGGTTCGGAGCACGCTGCATCACAAGATTCGGCGCAGTGTGGTCTGGAAAGGGCGCAGCTATCCGACGGGAAGCTGA